The following are encoded together in the Astyanax mexicanus isolate ESR-SI-001 chromosome 8, AstMex3_surface, whole genome shotgun sequence genome:
- the mettl3 gene encoding N6-adenosine-methyltransferase subunit METTL3 gives MSDTWSSIQAHKKQLDSLRERLQRRRKDPTQLAIDAGGSDGAAPRSESPAPAVQTPSQVEVERPPDPELEKKLLAYLSELGLSLPTDSLTITDQLNSSEAPVTHTCIQSLLLKFSAQELIEVKQPTITTSSSGPSSTLVISVDHTKLWAMIGSSTSQPQRTGVKRKGDDAIHQKRVPGSSPSIQAPPSPPKTSSISLAAPSSSQTGTSDWKLGGAGGGAEKKGRTNKGKASHMDMEIESLLSQQSTKEQQSKKVSREILELLNTSSAREQSIVEKFRSRGRAQVQEFCDHGTKEECMRYGDTPQPCNKLHFRRIINKHTDESLGDCSFLNTCFHMDTCKYVHYEIDAPPEIESGTLGPQAGATELGLHSGDGDSNVGKLFPSQWICCDIRYLDVSILGKFAVVMADPPWDIHMELPYGTLTDDEMRKLNIPILQDDGFLFLWVTGRAMELGRECLSLWGYDRVDEIIWVKTNQLQRIIRTGRTGHWLNHGKEHCLVGVKGNPQGFNRGLDCDVIVAEVRSTSHKPDEIYGMIERLSPGTRKIELFGRPHNVQPNWVTLGNQLDGIHLLDPDVVARFKKRYPDGVISKPKNM, from the exons atgtCGGATACGTGGAGCAGCATCCAGGCTCACAAGAAGCAGCTGGATTCTCTGCGGGAGAGGCTTCAGAGGAGGAGGAAAGACCCCACACAGCTCGCTATCG ATGCTGGAGGATCTGATGGAGCAGCACCAAGGAGTGAAAGTCCTGCACCAGCTGTTCAAACTCCTTCGCAAGTAGAGGTGGAGCGTCCACCTGATCCTGAATTAGAGAAAAAACTTTTAGCATACCTGTCCGAACTGGGCCTGTCGCTGCCCACCGATTCTCTCACCATTACTGACCAGCTCAACTCT TCTGAAGCACCAGTAACTCACACATGCATCCAGAGTCTTCTACTGAAATTTTCTGCTCAAGAGTTGATTGAAGTCAAGCAGCCAACCATCACTACTTCATCCTCTGGTCCCTCGTCCACCTTAGTCATCTCTGTAGATCACACCAAACTATGGGCCATGATTGGCAGTTCCACCTCCCAACCTCAGAGAACTGGTGTCAAAAGAAAAGGCGATGATGCCATTCATCAAAAAAGGGTCCCTGGCTCCTCACCTTCAATTCAGGCTCCACCTTCACCGCCCAAGACATCATCTATATCTTTGGCTGCTCCCTCCAGTTCACAGACTGGGACTTCTGATTGGAAGTTAGGAGGTGCTGGAGGAGGGGCTGAGAAAAAAGGTCGAACCAATAAGGGGAAGGCATCTCATATGGATATGGAGATCGAGAGCCTGTTGAGCCAGCAGTCAACCAAAGAACAGCAAAGCAAAAAG GTGAGCAGGGAGATCCTTGAGCTGTTGAACACCAGCTCAGCGAGGGAGCAGTCCATCGTGGAGAAGTTCCGTTCACGAGGTCGAGCACAGGTGCAGGAGTTCTGTGATCATGGGACTAAAGAGGAGTGTATGCGTTATGGAGATACTCCGCAGCCATGTAACAAGCTGCATTTCAG GCGAATCATCAACAAGCACACAGACGAGAGCTTGGGTGACTGCTCCTTTTTGAACACCTGCTTCCATATGGACACCTGTAAATATGTGCACTATGAGATTGACGCCCCCCCTGAGATTGAAAGTGGGACCCTGGGGCCTCAGGCAGGGGCCACTGAACTGGGTCTGCATTCTGGAGATGGAGACAGCAACGTGGGGAAACTGTTTCCATCCCAG TGGATCTGCTGTGATATccgctacctggacgtgtccattCTTGGAAAGTTTGCTGTGGTCATGGCTGACCCACCGTGGGACATCCACATGGAGCTTCCTTATGGAACACTGACAGATGATGAGATGAGAAAACTCAACATTCCCATTCTGCAGGACGATGGCTTTCTCTTCCTCTGGGTCACCGGAAG ggcTATGGAGCTTGGCAGAGAGTGTCTAAGCCTTTGGGG ATATGACCGTGTTGACGAGATCATTTGGGTGAAGACCAACCAGCTGCAGCGGATCATTCGCACAGGCAGGACTGGACACTGGCTAAACCACGGCAAAGAGCACTGTTTG GTTGGTGTGAAGGGAAACCCTCAGGGTTTCAACAGAGGTCTGGACTGTGATGTGATCGTTGCAGAG GTGCGCTCCACCAGTCACAAACCAGATGAGATATATGGTATGATTGAGCGTCTGTCTCCTGGGACCAGGAAAATCGAACTCTTTGGAAGACCACATAACGTCCAGCCAAACTG GGTAACTCTGGGTAACCAGCTGGATGGAATTCACTTACTGGACCCTGATGTAGTAGCACGTTTCAAGAAGCGCTATCCAGATGGAGTGATCTCCAAACCCAAAAACATGTGA
- the sst5 gene encoding somatostatin-1: MCSQLQVVLVALSVLVLVSRVSAAPRGDVLTQLLQNEADTKENEDISRMLMLKLLSELEVAGENEVLSGADVRNDVVRQLPFSQRERKTGCRNFFWKTFTSC, translated from the exons ATGTGTTCTCAGTTGCAGGTGGTGCTGGTGGCTCTTTCAGTCCTCGTGTTGGTCAGTAGAGTCAGTGCAGCTCCCAGAGGAGACGTACTGACCCAGCTGCTGCAGAATGAAGCAGATACCAAAGAGAATGAG GACATTTCCCGCATGCTGATGCTGAAGCTGCTGTCTGAGCTGGAGGTGGCAGGTGAAAATGAGGTGTTATCAGGGGCAGATGTGCGGAACGATGTTGTGCGTCAGCTGCCCTTCTCTCAGCGGGAGCGCAAAACAGGCTGCCGCAATTTCTTCTGGAAGACCTTCACCTCCTGCTAA
- the trip6 gene encoding thyroid receptor-interacting protein 6 codes for MSGPTWLPPRTLGSPERPAAQMSHSGPAYYRPPKKGPSDQRPKYGVYDQNGVAGGNGVPTRYMATGPSGGSMHHQHPDDHPGPSPYHPKSGEHYYPQADGPKDNHLAWSPHMASYDHHARGSDKHISSIDAEIDSLTCMLADLDSHPQNSSTQLYDNVPYNKHLPSDRYKPSGQTITQSQARPSMGYPPHPQSQYHPSPPYAATPQPDYAYPSPSSSTHKPYPQPVPASYTTASTPTGPRFSVQVKTAQPVTYSQSGRQAEQAYTPPAPRQIASRPAQQDRTYYPEAQGQAQGWYPPPPPPAQEAHGDPAAYKGGTSQVQASSRVQGPPGKKGQEQGTAYQPSKGPVPRPEEELDRLTKKLVYDMNHPPAEEYFGRCARCGDNVLGDGSGCIAMEQVFHVECFTCITCHARLRGQPFYALDKKSYCESCYISTLERCSKCSNPILDRILRAMGKAYHPRCFNCVVCGCCLDGVPFTVDATSQIHCIDDFHRKFAPRCSVCCQPIMPEPGQEETVRIVALDRSFHVNCYVCEECGLLLSSEGEGRGCYPLDGHILCKSCSARRIQDLSAKISTDC; via the exons ATGTCTGGCCCTACCTGGCTGCCTCCAAGGACTCTGGGTAGTCCAGAGCGACCTGCAGCACAGATGTCGCACTCTGGTCCTGCTTACTACAGACCACCGAAGAAGGGTCCATCAGACCAGAGGCCCAAATATGGTGTTTATGACCAAAATGGAGTAGCAGGTGGAAACGGTGTACCTACAAGATACATGGCCACTGGACCCTCAG GTGGAAGCATGCATCACCAGCACCCGGATGACCATCCAGGGCCATCCCCCTACCACCCCAAATCAGGAGAGCACTACTATCCCCAAGCGGATGGACCCAAAGATAACCACCTCGCATGGAGTCCACACATGGCCAGCTATGATCACCAT GCTCGAGGCTCAGATAAGCATATATCTAGTATTGATGCAGAGATAGACTCTCTCACCTGCATGTTAGCTGACCTGGACAGCCACCCTCAGAACTCAAGCACACAG CTATACGATAATGTGCCTTACAACAAGCACCTCCCCAGTGATCGATACAAGCCCTCTGGCCAGACTATAACACAATCCCAGGCCAGACCGTCCATGGGCtatcctcctcatcctcagagTCAGTACCATCCCTCTCCTCCTTACGCTGCCACTCCACAGCCTGACTATGCCTATCCATCCCCTTCTTCCTCCACCCATAAACCGTACCCCCAACCTGTGCCTGCCTCCTACACCACTGCCTCCACCCCGACTGGGCCACGTTTCAGCGTGCAGGTCAAAACAGCCCAGCCTGTGACCTACTCTCAGAGCGGGCGGCAGGCGGAACAGGCCTACACTCCACCTGCTCCTCGACAAATCGCTTCTCGTCCTGCTCAACAAGACCGCACGTATTACCCAGAAGCACAAGGGCAGGCACAGGGCTGGTACCCGCCACCGCCCCCTCCAGCCCAGGAGGCCCATGGTGACCCAGCAGCATACAAAGGGGGAACAAGTCAGGTTCAAGCATCCAGCCGAGTGCAGGGACCACCAGGCAAAAAAGGACAAGAACAGGGTACTGCATACCAGCCTAGCAAG GGGCCAGTGCCGAGGCCTGAGGAGGAGTTGGATCGACTCACTAAGAAGTTGGTGTATGACATGAATCATCCCCCTGCTGAGGAATATTTTG GTCGCTGTGCGAGGTGTGGGGATAATGTGCTCGGTGATGGCAGTGGCTGTATCGCTATGGAGCAGGTTTTCCATGTGGAGTGTTTTACGTGCATCACCTGCCATGCTCGACTTAGAGGCCAGCCTTTCTATGCACTGGACAAAAAGAGCTACTGTGAGAGCTGTTACATT AGCACACTGGAACGCTGCTCGAAGTGCTCAAACCCAATCCTAGACCGCATCCTGCGGGCGATGGGGAAAGCCTACCATCCACGCTGCTTCAACTGTGTGGTTTGTGGCTGCTGCCTGGATGGGGTGCCCTTTACTGTGGATGCCACCTCCCAGATCCATTGCATTGACGACTTCCACAG GAAGTTTGCCCCACGTTGTTCTGTGTGTTGCCAGCCCATAATGCCTGAGCCAGGCCAGGAGGAAACTGTGAGGATTGTGGCTTTGGACCGCAGTTTCCATGTTAATTGCTACGTATGTGAG GAGTGCGGATTGCTTCTTTCATCTGAAGGGGAAGGCAGAGGATGCTACCCTCTGGACGGCCACATTCTGTGCAAGAGCTGCAGTGCTCGACGAATCCAAGACCTTTCTGCCAAAATCTCCACTGACTGCTAA